Proteins encoded by one window of Porphyrobacter sp. YT40:
- a CDS encoding magnesium chelatase subunit D, which produces MTPPEAGDPLDDAVLAARLFALAPGVFKGLTLRGSSPAREALVAALAEVIPLRRLPGHVDDERLLGGIDLAASLSAGKPIRQTGLIEEAREGALIAGMAERMEAGIAGRLAQALDEGGTALVLLDDAVEPDDAPPSSLTERLAFACDLSASRRWQGVTLPPVAGSLADVAPLADDDLRALAATAEALGVESLRALIFAGEAARGLAALAGRDTAEKADLSGAVRLVLASRATRLPPQEQDAPTPEDPPPPPDGERDEQSDSDPQHSEPDLSDILVEAARAAIPAGLLEQLAQGKAPRRSSSSGTGQKRKAAIRGKPLGARPGMPRGGHKLALIDSLRAAVPWQAVRRRENGADPNAPIIMRKEDLRIRRFEERAARVTIFAVDASGSAAAARLAEAKGAVELMLGQAYVTRSEVALVAFRGTTAEMILPPTRSLTRARRTLAELPGGGGTPLALGLNAAREVAEAVIAKGRSAALVILTDGRANIAADGSPGRPQAAKDADTAAKAIAARGIDSLVIDISARPGPEGASLAQVLGGRFLALPRADARMLQAAISAVQPSARAA; this is translated from the coding sequence ATGACCCCTCCCGAAGCCGGCGACCCGCTGGATGACGCGGTGCTGGCGGCGCGGCTGTTTGCCCTTGCGCCGGGCGTCTTCAAGGGCCTGACCCTGCGCGGCAGCAGCCCCGCGCGCGAGGCGCTGGTTGCGGCGCTGGCCGAGGTGATCCCGCTGCGCCGTCTGCCCGGCCATGTCGATGACGAGCGGCTGCTGGGGGGGATTGATCTGGCCGCCAGCCTCTCTGCCGGAAAGCCGATCCGCCAGACCGGATTGATCGAGGAAGCCCGCGAAGGCGCGCTCATCGCAGGTATGGCCGAACGGATGGAGGCGGGCATCGCGGGGCGGCTGGCGCAGGCGCTGGATGAGGGCGGCACCGCGCTGGTGCTGCTCGACGACGCTGTCGAACCCGACGACGCCCCGCCTTCGAGCCTCACCGAAAGGCTCGCCTTTGCCTGCGACCTGTCCGCATCGCGCCGCTGGCAGGGGGTGACACTTCCTCCAGTGGCGGGGTCTCTCGCCGATGTCGCCCCCCTTGCCGACGATGACCTGCGCGCCTTGGCCGCCACCGCCGAAGCGCTGGGGGTGGAGAGCCTGCGTGCGCTAATTTTTGCGGGAGAGGCCGCACGCGGGCTGGCGGCGCTGGCGGGGCGGGATACGGCAGAAAAGGCCGATCTTTCGGGCGCCGTGCGCCTCGTCCTCGCCTCCCGCGCCACGCGCCTGCCGCCGCAGGAGCAGGACGCCCCGACGCCGGAAGATCCGCCCCCGCCGCCCGATGGCGAGCGCGACGAGCAATCGGACAGCGACCCGCAGCATTCCGAACCCGACCTTTCCGACATCCTCGTCGAAGCGGCACGGGCGGCGATTCCGGCGGGGCTGCTGGAGCAGCTTGCCCAAGGCAAGGCCCCGCGCCGTTCTTCGTCGAGCGGCACCGGGCAGAAACGCAAGGCCGCCATACGCGGCAAACCGCTCGGCGCACGCCCCGGAATGCCGCGCGGCGGGCACAAGCTGGCGCTGATCGACAGCTTGCGTGCCGCTGTCCCGTGGCAGGCGGTGCGCCGCCGGGAGAACGGCGCAGATCCCAATGCGCCGATCATCATGCGCAAGGAAGACTTGCGCATCCGCCGTTTCGAAGAACGCGCTGCGCGGGTGACGATCTTCGCGGTCGATGCCAGCGGCTCGGCAGCGGCGGCGCGGCTCGCGGAGGCCAAGGGTGCGGTCGAACTGATGCTGGGGCAGGCCTATGTCACCCGCTCGGAAGTGGCGCTGGTTGCCTTTCGCGGAACCACCGCCGAGATGATCCTGCCCCCCACCCGCTCACTCACCCGCGCGCGCCGGACGCTGGCGGAACTGCCCGGCGGCGGCGGCACCCCGCTCGCGCTGGGTCTCAACGCCGCGCGCGAGGTGGCCGAGGCCGTGATCGCCAAGGGCCGCAGCGCCGCGCTGGTGATCCTCACCGACGGGCGCGCCAATATCGCTGCCGACGGCTCCCCCGGTCGCCCGCAGGCCGCCAAGGACGCCGACACCGCCGCAAAGGCCATCGCCGCGCGCGGGATCGACAGCCTTGTGATCGACATCTCTGCCCGCCCCGGCCCCGAAGGCGCGAGCCTCGCGCAGGTGCTGGGCGGACGTTTCCTCGCCCTCCCGCGCGCCGATGCGCGGATGCTGCAGGCCGCAATCAGCGCCGTCCAACCCTCGGCCCGCGCGGCATGA
- the bchI gene encoding magnesium chelatase ATPase subunit I produces MARFPFSAIVAQDEMKQALLIAAVDPSIGGVMVFGDRGTGKSTAARALAGLLPPIMAADGCPYGASKEDQARYPEVCGQGKLVKRPVPFVDMPLGATEDRVIGSLDLERALRSGEKAFEPGLLAKAHRGFLYIDEINLLEDHLVDLLLDVAASGENVVEREGLSVRHPAKFVLIGSGNPEEGELRPQLLDRFGLSVEVRTPKDIETRIAIMKLVAENEADPEGFAARWAEADEAILKRVAKGKAKLPKLTPGEDVLRDAAQLCLAVGADGLRGELTLMRAARALAALEGAKKVTRKHLIAIAPSALRHRLRRDVLDETGSTTRITRAMAELFG; encoded by the coding sequence ATGGCACGCTTTCCCTTCTCCGCAATCGTCGCTCAGGACGAGATGAAACAGGCGCTGCTGATCGCGGCGGTCGACCCTTCGATCGGCGGGGTGATGGTCTTCGGCGATCGCGGCACGGGCAAGAGCACCGCCGCGCGCGCGCTGGCCGGGCTGCTGCCGCCGATCATGGCGGCGGACGGCTGCCCCTATGGCGCATCGAAGGAGGATCAGGCGCGCTATCCCGAGGTGTGCGGACAGGGCAAGCTGGTGAAGCGCCCCGTGCCCTTCGTCGACATGCCGCTGGGCGCGACCGAGGACCGGGTGATCGGCTCGCTCGATCTCGAACGCGCGCTGCGTTCGGGCGAGAAGGCGTTCGAGCCCGGCCTGCTCGCCAAGGCCCATCGCGGCTTCCTCTATATCGACGAGATCAACCTGCTCGAAGACCACTTGGTCGACCTGCTGCTCGACGTCGCCGCTTCGGGCGAGAACGTGGTTGAGCGCGAGGGCCTCTCTGTCCGCCACCCGGCCAAGTTCGTGCTGATTGGCTCGGGCAACCCCGAGGAAGGCGAACTGCGCCCGCAGCTGCTTGACCGCTTCGGGCTGTCGGTCGAAGTGCGCACGCCCAAGGACATCGAGACCCGCATCGCGATCATGAAGCTGGTCGCCGAAAACGAGGCCGACCCCGAGGGCTTCGCCGCACGCTGGGCCGAGGCGGATGAGGCGATCCTCAAGCGCGTGGCCAAGGGCAAGGCGAAACTGCCCAAGCTCACCCCCGGCGAAGACGTGCTGCGCGATGCCGCCCAACTGTGCCTCGCGGTCGGTGCGGACGGCTTGCGCGGCGAGCTTACTCTGATGCGCGCCGCGCGGGCGCTGGCGGCGCTGGAGGGCGCGAAAAAGGTCACGCGCAAGCATCTGATCGCGATTGCGCCTTCCGCACTGCGGCACCGGCTGCGGCGCGATGTGCTCGACGAGACCGGCTCCACCACGCGCATCACCCGGGCGATGGCCGAGCTGTTCGGATGA
- a CDS encoding iron ABC transporter permease, with translation MALSEGLKLSRLRQFAGAPASEAARTPSAAGREGAGWTLAALALAVLAGLPIVAIGWAALAGGGETIGALAETVLPTYIANTALLMLMTGIIAAVTGTGCAWLIAATRFPGRRILSWALVLPLALPAYLSAYIYADLLDFAGPVQSALRASTGWGVDDYWFPDIRSLTGGAFVLGSVLFPYVYLLARTAFATQSLTQFRAARSLGAAPARAFWQVALPAARPAIAGGLALVLMEVLADFGVAEYFAIPTFSTGIFRSWLAMGDKQAALKLSAVMLIFVIALIAWEAQSRRGRSDSRDGLAGRAYEEPLVQLARGGKALAFLACALPVLIGFVLPAGYLVSLALSETAQSAAGDLGTYLRGSLWLGLAAASLCLAAALLLAFARARSASRVTASAIRLATLGYALPGALLAVGLLAPLGAFDQSVTRFARDSLGWSGGLLLTGTSAVLVYALSVRFLTVAYNSVSGGLARIPPALDAAARSLGAGPSRVLARIYAPLLAPSLAGAAALVFIDTLRELPATLILRPFNLETLATRTYRLASDERLVEAAIPALILLAAGLLPVLVLNRIGKR, from the coding sequence ATGGCGCTGTCCGAAGGGTTGAAGCTGAGCCGCCTTAGGCAATTTGCGGGCGCTCCTGCAAGCGAAGCTGCGCGCACGCCGTCGGCTGCGGGCCGCGAGGGCGCGGGCTGGACGCTCGCGGCGCTGGCGCTGGCGGTGTTGGCGGGCCTCCCGATCGTCGCCATCGGCTGGGCCGCGCTGGCGGGCGGGGGCGAGACGATCGGCGCGCTCGCCGAGACGGTGCTGCCGACCTACATCGCCAACACCGCGCTGCTGATGCTCATGACCGGCATTATTGCGGCGGTGACGGGGACGGGGTGCGCCTGGCTGATCGCCGCGACGCGCTTCCCCGGGCGCCGCATCCTCAGCTGGGCACTGGTGCTGCCGCTGGCGCTGCCCGCCTATCTTTCGGCCTACATCTACGCCGACCTGCTCGATTTCGCCGGGCCGGTGCAGAGCGCCCTGCGCGCCAGCACGGGCTGGGGGGTGGACGATTACTGGTTCCCCGACATCCGCTCGCTGACGGGCGGGGCCTTCGTGCTGGGATCGGTGCTGTTTCCCTATGTCTATCTGCTCGCGCGGACGGCCTTTGCGACCCAGAGCCTGACCCAGTTCCGCGCCGCGCGCAGCCTTGGCGCAGCCCCGGCGCGCGCCTTCTGGCAGGTTGCCCTCCCCGCCGCACGCCCCGCCATCGCCGGGGGACTCGCGTTGGTCCTGATGGAGGTCCTCGCCGATTTCGGCGTGGCCGAATATTTCGCGATTCCCACCTTCTCGACCGGCATCTTCCGCTCCTGGCTGGCGATGGGCGACAAGCAGGCGGCGCTCAAGCTTTCGGCGGTGATGCTGATCTTCGTGATCGCGCTGATCGCATGGGAAGCGCAATCGCGCCGGGGGCGCAGCGACAGCCGTGACGGGCTGGCAGGCCGCGCCTACGAGGAACCGCTGGTGCAGCTAGCGCGGGGCGGAAAGGCCCTCGCTTTCCTCGCCTGCGCGCTTCCCGTGCTGATCGGCTTCGTGCTTCCGGCGGGCTATCTGGTGTCCCTCGCGCTCAGCGAGACCGCACAGAGCGCCGCCGGGGATCTTGGCACCTATCTGCGCGGGAGCCTGTGGCTCGGGCTGGCGGCGGCGAGCCTGTGCCTTGCGGCCGCACTGCTGCTCGCCTTCGCCCGCGCGCGCTCGGCCTCGCGCGTCACCGCCAGCGCGATCCGGCTGGCAACGCTGGGCTATGCCCTCCCCGGCGCGCTGCTGGCGGTCGGCCTGCTGGCGCCCTTGGGCGCCTTCGACCAGAGTGTCACCCGCTTCGCCCGCGACAGCCTCGGCTGGAGCGGCGGGCTGTTGCTGACGGGGACGAGCGCGGTGCTGGTCTATGCGCTGTCGGTTCGGTTCCTGACGGTCGCCTACAATAGCGTCAGCGGGGGGCTTGCTCGCATCCCTCCCGCACTCGACGCTGCCGCGCGCAGCCTTGGCGCCGGGCCCTCGCGGGTGCTGGCGCGGATCTATGCCCCGCTGCTCGCACCGAGCCTCGCGGGCGCGGCCGCGCTGGTCTTCATCGACACCCTGCGAGAGCTTCCCGCCACCTTGATCCTGCGCCCTTTCAATCTCGAAACGCTTGCCACGCGCACCTATCGCCTTGCAAGCGACGAGCGGCTGGTCGAAGCGGCAATCCCGGCACTCATCCTGCTCGCGGCGGGGCTCCTGCCTGTGCTGGTGCTGAACCGGATCGGGAAGCGTTAG
- a CDS encoding ABC transporter ATP-binding protein gives MSLEFRHIAHAYGAVRALEDISLTAPAGEITCLLGASGCGKSTLLGLAAGLLRVQQGSIALGEELLAEPGYNPPPEARPVGLVFQDGALFPHMTLAANVAFGLPRARRGEADGWLAKVGLAGMGRRYPHELSGGQQQRAALARAMAPEPRVLLMDEPFASVDIVLRRALRRECRILLREAGSTVILVTHDPAEALDIADRIAVMEAGRIVQFGTPPELHGSPATAAVGAIFSGAQVIRGARAEEGLDTPFGLWPFASLAGDLPDTAELDLLVQADRLVPVADMRGGPVRDIHPMGGRSRVLIGGPEGTTITAETPLIVDPSRRYSVIPDPESVRAFPRD, from the coding sequence TTGAGCCTCGAATTTCGTCATATTGCCCACGCTTACGGTGCGGTGCGGGCGCTCGAGGATATCAGTCTCACCGCGCCCGCGGGAGAGATCACCTGTCTGCTTGGCGCGTCGGGTTGCGGGAAGTCAACACTGCTCGGCCTCGCGGCGGGCCTGCTGCGGGTGCAGCAGGGCAGCATCGCGCTGGGCGAGGAGCTGCTGGCCGAGCCCGGCTACAACCCCCCGCCCGAGGCGCGGCCGGTGGGGCTGGTGTTTCAGGACGGCGCGCTGTTCCCGCACATGACGCTGGCCGCCAATGTCGCCTTCGGCCTGCCGCGCGCGCGGCGCGGGGAGGCGGACGGCTGGCTCGCCAAGGTCGGGTTGGCGGGGATGGGGCGGCGCTATCCGCACGAGCTTTCCGGAGGGCAGCAACAGCGCGCCGCGCTCGCCCGGGCGATGGCGCCCGAGCCGCGCGTGCTGCTGATGGACGAGCCCTTCGCCAGCGTCGATATCGTGCTGCGCCGGGCGCTGCGCCGCGAATGCCGCATCCTGCTGCGCGAGGCCGGGTCGACCGTCATCCTCGTCACCCACGACCCCGCCGAGGCGCTCGACATCGCCGACCGGATCGCGGTGATGGAAGCAGGGCGCATCGTCCAGTTCGGCACGCCGCCCGAACTTCACGGCTCGCCCGCCACCGCCGCCGTCGGCGCGATCTTCTCGGGCGCGCAGGTGATCCGCGGCGCGCGCGCGGAGGAGGGGCTGGATACGCCCTTCGGCCTGTGGCCCTTCGCGAGCCTTGCGGGGGACTTGCCCGACACGGCCGAGCTCGATCTGCTGGTGCAGGCCGACCGGCTGGTGCCGGTGGCCGACATGCGCGGCGGGCCGGTGCGCGATATCCATCCGATGGGCGGGCGGTCGCGGGTGCTGATCGGCGGGCCGGAGGGCACGACGATCACCGCCGAAACGCCGCTGATTGTCGATCCCTCGCGCCGCTACAGCGTGATCCCCGATCCCGAGAGCGTCCGCGCCTTTCCGCGCGATTAG
- a CDS encoding Fe(3+) ABC transporter substrate-binding protein: MKLLVLATVAVTALAALSGCADKAAETARADCAAPAGDVNVYSSRHYDTDLALYEDFTCETGIKVNRIEADADALIERIQSEGEFSPADLLLTVDAGRLWRAEEAGIFAPVDSDVLKQRLPANLRHPEGLWFGLSTRARIIIYDKSKGAPEGLANYADLADPARKGEICMRSSSNIYNISLLSSIIAHKGAAEAENWAKGVVANFKQAPQGNDTAMIEVVAAGQCRISVVNTYYLARYAGGDAKDKAIFDKVGVIFPDQDGVGTHVNVSGAGLIKTAPNRENAVKFLEYLTSESAQRYFADGNNEYPAAIGLKANSAVEQLGSFKADKLGVAEIGRGQAQAVTIFDRAGWN; encoded by the coding sequence ATGAAACTCCTCGTGCTTGCCACCGTCGCCGTCACGGCGCTCGCCGCGCTGTCCGGCTGTGCCGATAAGGCTGCGGAAACCGCCCGGGCCGATTGCGCCGCCCCCGCAGGCGACGTCAACGTCTACTCCTCGCGCCACTACGACACCGATCTGGCGCTCTACGAGGATTTTACCTGCGAGACCGGGATCAAGGTCAACCGGATCGAGGCCGATGCCGATGCGCTGATCGAGCGGATCCAGTCGGAAGGCGAATTCAGTCCGGCGGATCTCCTCCTCACGGTCGATGCCGGACGGCTGTGGCGCGCCGAGGAGGCGGGGATCTTTGCTCCGGTCGATTCGGACGTGCTCAAGCAGCGGCTGCCCGCCAATCTGCGCCACCCGGAGGGCCTGTGGTTCGGCCTTTCCACCCGCGCGCGGATCATCATCTACGACAAGTCGAAGGGCGCGCCCGAGGGTCTGGCGAATTACGCCGATCTGGCCGATCCGGCGCGCAAGGGCGAGATCTGCATGCGCTCGTCCTCCAACATCTACAACATCTCGCTGCTCTCCAGCATCATCGCCCACAAGGGCGCTGCCGAGGCGGAGAACTGGGCGAAGGGCGTGGTCGCCAATTTCAAGCAGGCCCCGCAAGGCAACGACACCGCGATGATCGAGGTGGTCGCCGCGGGCCAGTGCCGTATCTCCGTGGTCAACACCTACTACCTCGCGCGCTACGCCGGGGGGGATGCCAAGGACAAGGCGATCTTCGACAAGGTCGGGGTGATTTTCCCCGATCAGGATGGCGTGGGCACCCACGTCAATGTCAGCGGGGCAGGCCTGATCAAGACCGCGCCGAACCGCGAAAACGCCGTCAAGTTCCTCGAATACCTCACCTCCGAGAGCGCCCAGCGCTATTTCGCGGACGGCAACAACGAATATCCCGCGGCCATCGGCCTCAAGGCCAATTCGGCGGTGGAGCAGCTCGGCAGCTTCAAGGCGGACAAGCTGGGCGTCGCCGAAATCGGCAGGGGACAGGCGCAGGCGGTGACGATCTTCGACCGCGCGGGATGGAATTGA